In Gadus macrocephalus chromosome 4, ASM3116895v1, the following proteins share a genomic window:
- the LOC132454862 gene encoding myosin heavy chain, fast skeletal muscle-like, giving the protein TGLDAERANGLAANLDKKQRNFDKVLADWKQKYEEGQAELEGTQKEDRSLSTELFKMKNSYEETLDHLETMKRENKNLQQEISDLTEQIGETGKSIHELEKSKKQVGTLEHEESKILRVQLELNQIKGEVDRKLAEKDEEMDQIKRNSQRVIDSMQSNLDSEVRSRNDALRIKKKMEGDLNEMEIQLSHANRQAADAQKQLRNVQGQLMDAQLHLDDAIRAAGDHKEQAAMVDRRNGLMVAEIEELRAALEQTERGRKVAEQELVDASERVGLLHSQVNKHSNPII; this is encoded by the exons actgggttggatgCGGAGAGGGCCAATGGACTGGCTGCCAACCTTGACAAGAAGCAAAGGAACTTTGATAAG GTTTTGGCTGACTGGAAGCAGAAAtatgaggagggccaggcagagcttGAAGGAACTCAGAAAGAGGATCGTTCTCTCAGCACTGAGCTTTTCAAGATGAAGAACTCCTATGAAGAAACACTGGATCATCTGGAGACCATGAAGCGTGAAAATAAAAACCTCCAAC AGGAGATTTCCGATCTGACCGAACAAATTGGCGAGACCGGAAAGAGCATCCATGAGCTGGAGAAATCCAAGAAGCAGGTG GGAACTCTGGAGCATGAGGAATCCAAGATTCTGCGTGTCCAGCTGGAGCTCAATCAGATTAAGGGTGAGGTTGACAGGAAGCTGgctgagaaggatgaggagatggaCCAGATCAAGAGAAACAGCCAGAGGGTCATCGACTCCATGCAGAGTAACCTGGACTCTGAGGTCAGGAGCAGGAATGATGCCCTGAGaatcaagaagaagatggagggagacCTGAATGAGATGGAGATCCAGCTGAGTCATGCCAACCGCCAGGCTGCTGACGCCCAGAAGCAGCTGAGGAATGTTCAGGGACAACTGATG GATGCACAACTGCATCTTGATGATGCTATCAGAGCTGCAGGAGACCATAAGGAGCAGGCTGCCATGGTGGACCGTAGGAACGGTCTCATGGTGGCTGAAATTGAGGAACTGAGGGCAGCTctggaacagacagagagaggccgcAAAGTGGCTGAGCAAGAGCTGGTGGACGCCAGTGAGCGTGTTGGACTGCTGCACTCTCAGGTTAACAAACATTCTAATCCTATCATTTGA